The Microcebus murinus isolate Inina chromosome 1, M.murinus_Inina_mat1.0, whole genome shotgun sequence genome includes a region encoding these proteins:
- the GP5 gene encoding platelet glycoprotein V — protein MLRRTLLCAVLGLLRAQPFPCPQGCRCFFRDSVQCSGGNVARISALGLPTNLTHVLLFRMGRGALQNHSFSGMTVLQRLLLSDSHISAIAPGTFNDLIKLKTLRLSNNKITHLPGALLDKMVLLEQLFLDHNALTGIDQNMFQKLVNLQELFLNQNQLNFLPSRLFTNLENLKVLDLSGNNLTHLPKGLLGTQAKLEKLLLHSNQIVSLDSGQLSSLGALTELQLHRNHIRSIAPGAVDQLPGLRSLTLSRNHLEFLPSGLFLHSHNLTLLTLFENPLEELPEVLFGEMAGLHELWLNGTRLRTLPAAAFRNLSGLRTLGVTLSPRLSALPPGALRGLAELRVLALHANGLAALPDGLLRGLGRLRQVSLRHNRLRALPRALFSNLSSLEKVQLDHNLLETLPGDVFAGLPQLTEVLLGHNPWRCDCGLWPFLGWLRQHLDLVGRAEPPRCGGPGPRAGLPLWALPGSDADCSDTRGRSPHTPAHDAPAAPGHPVRVSGSPEPWAWAQLVATVKRQDHRLFWGLYFLLLAAQAIITGVIVFAMFKIGRLFRKLIRERELLFESIGKPCN, from the coding sequence ATGCTGAGGAGGACCCTGCTGTGCGCGGTGCTGGGGCTCCTGCGCGCCCAGCCCTTCCCCTGCCCGCAAGGCTGCAGGTGTTTCTTCCGCGACTCGGTGCAGTGCTCTGGGGGCAACGTGGCGCGCATCTCGGCGCTGGGCCTGCCCACCAACCTCACGCACGTCCTGCTCTTCCGAATGGGCCGCGGCGCCTTGCAGAACCACAGCTTCAGTGGCATGACCGTCCTGCAGCGCCTGCTACTCTCGGACAGCCACATTTCCGCCATTGCCCCCGGCACCTTCAATGACCTGATAAAGCTAAAAACCCTCAGGTTGTCGAACAACAAAATTACTCATCTTCCAGGTGCACTACTCGATAAGATGGTGCTCCTGGAACAGTTGTTTTTGGACCACAACGCGCTAACCGGCATTGACCAAAACATGTTTCAGAAACTGGTTAACTTGCAGGAGCTCTTTTTGAACCAGAATCAACTCAATTTCCTTCCTTCGCGGCTGTTTACAAATCTGGAGAACCTGAAAGTGTTGGATTTATCGGGAAACAACTTGACCCACCTGCCCAAGGGATTGCTTGGGACGCAGGCTAAGCTTGAGAAACTTCTGCTGCACTCGAACCAGATAGTGTCTCTGGATTCGGGGCAGTTGAGCAGCCTGGGCGCCCTGACGGAGCTGCAGCTCCACAGAAATCACATCCGTTCCATCGCGCCCGGAGCAGTCGACCAGCTCCCAGGCCTGCGTTCTTTGACTCTTTCCAGAAACCACCTCGAGTTTCTGCCCTCCGGGCTCTTTCTTCATTCGCACAATTTGACTCTGCTGACTTTGTTCGAGAACCCGCTGGAAGAGCTCCCGGAGGTGCTCTTCGGGGAGATGGCCGGCCTGCACGAGCTGTGGCTGAACGGCACCCGGCTGCGCACCCTGCCGGCCGCCGCCTTCCGCAACCTGAGCGGCCTGCGCACGCTGGGGGTCACTCTGAGCCCGCGGCTGAGCGCGCTGCCCCCGGGCGCCCTGCGGGGCCTGGCGGAGCTCCGGGTGCTCGCTCTGCACGCCAACGGCCTGGCCGCGCTCCCCGACGGCCTGCTGCGCGGCCTCGGCAGGCTGCGCCAGGTGTCGCTGCGCCACAACAGGCTGCGGGCCCTGCCGCGCGCGCTCTTCTCCAACCTCAGCAGCCTGGAGAAGGTCCAGCTCGACCACAACCTGCTGGAGACCCTGCCTGGCGACGTGTTCGCGGGTCTGCCTCAGCTGACCGAGGTCCTGCTGGGGCACAATCCCTGGCGCTGCGACTGTGGCCTGTGGCCATTCCTGGGCTGGCTGCGGCAGCACTTAGACCTCGTGGGCCGAGCCGAGCCCCCGCGGTGCGGCGGCCCTGGACCGCGCGCCGGCCTGCCGCTCTGGGCCCTGCCGGGGAGCGACGCTGACTGCTCGGACACCCGGGGCCGGTCTCCGCACACTCCCGCGCACGACGCCCCGGCAGCCCCCGGCCACCCTGTCCGGGTGTCTGGCAGCCCAGAGCCCTGGGCGTGGGCGCAGCTGGTGGCCACGGTCAAACGTCAAGACCACAGGCTGTTCTGGggtctttattttctgcttttagcCGCTCAGGCCATAATAACCGGGGTCATTGTGTTTGCTATGTTTAAAATCGGCCGGCTCTTTCGAAAAttaatcagagagagagagctcttgTTTGAGTCAATAGGAAAACCTTGTAATTAA